One Thiocapsa sp. genomic window carries:
- a CDS encoding AAA family ATPase — protein MYRKHFALTAFPFDLTPPPDALFAAASLTEAEARLKHLLELRAIGLITGEAGSGKTTVCRKVAADLHPGLYRVFYIPLSTGNVMDMYKTIGWELGLPVERNRAAAFRTIRTEITRLSLEAKQRPVLIVDEAHHLRNEVLEDLRLLTNYQMDSENRLCLLLVGLTELRRRLSMAVHESLAQRIVVRHHVTGLTREELPAYLTHRLRLAGCELPLFEPPAVEALFQATRGMPRKVNRLAHYALTGAALEQARQVTAEHVQTAREEVAP, from the coding sequence ATGTACCGCAAACACTTCGCCCTCACGGCCTTTCCCTTCGATCTGACTCCGCCGCCGGATGCGCTGTTTGCCGCCGCCAGCCTCACCGAGGCCGAGGCGCGCCTGAAACATCTGCTGGAGCTGCGTGCCATCGGCCTGATCACCGGCGAGGCCGGCTCGGGCAAGACGACGGTCTGCCGCAAGGTCGCCGCCGATCTGCATCCGGGACTCTATCGGGTGTTCTATATCCCGCTCTCCACCGGCAACGTGATGGACATGTACAAGACCATCGGTTGGGAGCTGGGACTCCCGGTGGAGCGCAACCGTGCGGCGGCCTTCCGCACCATCCGCACCGAGATCACCCGCTTGAGCCTGGAGGCCAAGCAACGCCCCGTCCTGATCGTCGACGAGGCCCATCATCTGCGCAACGAGGTGCTCGAGGATCTGCGCCTGCTCACCAACTACCAAATGGATTCGGAGAATCGCCTCTGTCTGCTGTTGGTCGGGCTCACGGAGCTGCGCCGCCGTCTGAGCATGGCGGTGCACGAGTCGCTCGCCCAGCGCATCGTGGTACGTCATCACGTGACCGGGCTGACCCGCGAGGAGTTGCCGGCCTATCTGACCCATCGTCTGCGCCTGGCCGGCTGCGAGCTGCCGCTGTTCGAACCGCCCGCCGTGGAGGCGTTGTTCCAGGCCACCCGCGGCATGCCCCGCAAGGTCAATCGTCTGGCCCACTACGCGCTGACCGGCGCCGCCCTGGAGCAGGCCCGTCAGGTCACCGCCGAGCACGTGCAGACTGCCCGCGAGGAGGTCGCCCCATGA
- a CDS encoding ATP-binding protein — MAVAGIMNKAPEQNRTRDADITALACREDRIVVSKDADFVVGDPCRGGRSDGAHAAGAQGPPLDAERLAGSAFSDLLLGAESPSLDQVRMFRDAFERTRGQLSDLLPRIPSGLRPEFAQAIADLELQLQADGVFRLREQELGTIEAAEHLVTASRDIAAALKTRVDALDRRDEIGDLARLLPAPTARARDPGHQCAGRRHAGSARGDRRGGRRAECRAGTGPAAGAGRPRTAREGAHESGHQRPDALDGGGRISVTTAAAGDDAVEVAVEDTGRGIPADVLERVCEPFFTTKAPGKGSGLGLSMVSGFARQSGGEMRIESRVGEGTTVRIRLPVAETSASVSEHIADAARSTIHPDRGGGCRAARCRACGVATAPSAPRPRRPSCRRTDDPPPAETRCAVARPRRPVIHRWST, encoded by the coding sequence ATGGCGGTGGCCGGGATAATGAACAAGGCCCCCGAGCAAAATCGGACGCGGGATGCCGACATCACCGCGCTGGCGTGCCGCGAGGATCGTATCGTCGTCAGCAAAGACGCTGACTTCGTGGTTGGAGACCCGTGCCGGGGTGGCCGCAGTGATGGAGCGCACGCTGCCGGCGCCCAGGGACCTCCACTGGATGCGGAGCGGTTGGCAGGCTCGGCCTTCAGCGACCTGCTGCTCGGAGCCGAGTCGCCGAGCCTCGATCAGGTGCGCATGTTCCGTGACGCCTTCGAGCGCACCCGCGGTCAGCTTTCGGATCTGCTCCCGAGGATCCCGTCGGGACTGCGCCCGGAGTTCGCACAAGCGATCGCCGACCTGGAGCTCCAACTTCAAGCCGACGGCGTCTTCCGACTGCGCGAGCAGGAGCTTGGGACCATCGAGGCGGCGGAGCACCTGGTAACGGCAAGCCGCGACATCGCCGCTGCGCTCAAGACGCGGGTGGATGCGCTGGATCGGCGGGACGAAATCGGCGATCTCGCCCGCCTTCTCCCGGCGCCAACGGCTCGCGCCCGAGATCCTGGACATCAATGCGCTGGTCGGCGGCATGCTGGATCTGCTCGAGGTGACCGTCGCGGAGGGCGCCGAGCTGAGTGCCGTGCTGGCACCGGACCCGCCGCGGGCGCGGGTCGACCCCGGACAGCTCGAGAAGGCGCTCATGAATCTGGTCATCAACGCCCCGATGCCTTGGATGGCGGCGGTCGGATCAGCGTCACGACCGCGGCTGCCGGTGACGACGCCGTCGAGGTCGCGGTCGAGGACACGGGGCGCGGCATCCCCGCGGACGTCCTCGAACGCGTGTGCGAACCCTTCTTCACCACCAAAGCGCCCGGCAAGGGCAGTGGACTCGGGCTCAGCATGGTGTCTGGATTCGCCCGCCAGTCCGGGGGCGAGATGCGGATCGAGAGCCGCGTCGGGGAAGGCACGACCGTGCGCATCCGGCTTCCGGTCGCCGAGACCTCCGCGTCGGTATCCGAGCACATCGCAGACGCCGCGCGATCGACAATCCATCCTGATCGGGGAGGCGGATGTCGAGCAGCACGATGTCGGGCGTGCGGTGTCGCAACAGCGCCGTCAGCTCCTCGACCCCGCCGACCATCTTGCAGACGCACAGACGACCCTCCGCCAGCAGAAACAAGGTGCGCCGTTGCGCGTCCTCGGAGACCAGTAATTCACCGTTGGTCAACCTGA
- a CDS encoding DUF5615 family PIN-like protein has protein sequence MRFIVDAQLPRRLARWLNARGHDVLHTLDLPEQALFISPSKSESGAW, from the coding sequence GTGAGGTTCATCGTCGATGCGCAATTGCCGAGACGACTGGCGCGCTGGCTGAACGCACGCGGGCACGATGTTCTGCATACGCTCGACTTGCCCGAGCAGGCGTTGTTCATAAGCCCGTCCAAGTCCGAGTCCGGGGCTTGGTGA
- a CDS encoding DUF6399 domain-containing protein — MTRRTRLEQAEHIAAAEARLAAGETQRAVATEMGIARSTLRDWCGEVPRGDPPTGLTAFARTPEGIDWLHRLVLAAHFSITLRAAGGTRLVSEFLELSGLSAFVGVSDGAQHALNVALETAVVAVAAQQRTALAEGMPARAVTVCEDETFHPGICLVNIEPVSNFIVLEQYAADRTAATWTAALQDACTGLAVEVIQSTADEAKALRRHAEADFGAHHSPDLFHGQHEVSKATSLALARDLRQAEAGVAAAQRHWEAERAAQQAFEARVPRPLGRPPDFETRIGAALSALVAVEAERDRARERQSEARALIRELGVLYHPYDPVDGQTQPVERVAARFTDVWTRLKGLAEAAELPERARERLAKAERLTVQWLATLAFFFATVTARVEALALSPELEAAVLEQLIPGIYLERVAARSTAAETRHRVQAASTALLDVLRRADHPLQRLAPEDSARVEQVAGACADLFQRSSSCVEGRNGQLSLHHHGRHRLSDRRLAALTAVHNFHIRRPDGTTAAERFFGRTHPALFEELLLRVPLPPRPRRRRPRPPKLPYLMPVAA, encoded by the coding sequence ATGACGCGACGCACACGCTTGGAGCAAGCCGAGCACATCGCGGCGGCCGAAGCACGGCTGGCGGCGGGGGAGACGCAACGCGCCGTGGCCACCGAGATGGGTATTGCGCGCAGCACCTTGCGCGACTGGTGCGGGGAGGTTCCGCGCGGGGATCCGCCGACGGGCTTGACGGCCTTCGCACGCACCCCGGAGGGGATCGATTGGTTGCATCGGCTGGTGTTGGCGGCGCATTTCAGCATCACCTTGCGGGCGGCGGGCGGCACCCGGCTGGTGAGTGAGTTCCTGGAGCTGAGCGGACTGTCGGCCTTCGTCGGGGTCAGCGACGGCGCGCAGCATGCGCTGAATGTCGCCTTGGAAACGGCCGTGGTCGCGGTGGCCGCGCAGCAGCGCACGGCGCTTGCCGAGGGCATGCCGGCGCGTGCGGTGACGGTGTGCGAGGACGAAACCTTTCATCCGGGGATCTGCTTGGTCAACATCGAGCCGGTGTCGAACTTCATTGTCCTGGAGCAATACGCCGCGGATCGCACCGCGGCGACCTGGACGGCGGCGCTTCAGGACGCCTGCACGGGGCTTGCCGTGGAGGTGATCCAGAGCACCGCCGACGAGGCCAAGGCGCTGCGTCGGCATGCCGAGGCGGATTTCGGTGCCCACCACTCCCCGGACCTCTTTCACGGCCAACACGAGGTCTCCAAAGCCACGTCCTTGGCGTTGGCGCGCGATCTGCGCCAGGCCGAAGCCGGCGTCGCCGCCGCGCAGAGACACTGGGAGGCCGAGCGCGCGGCGCAGCAGGCGTTCGAGGCGCGCGTGCCGCGCCCGCTCGGGCGTCCGCCCGACTTCGAGACCCGCATTGGCGCCGCCCTGAGCGCGCTGGTCGCCGTGGAAGCCGAACGCGACCGCGCACGGGAGCGGCAGAGCGAGGCGCGCGCATTGATCCGCGAGCTCGGCGTGCTGTATCACCCGTATGATCCGGTGGATGGACAGACCCAGCCGGTGGAGCGTGTGGCGGCGCGCTTCACCGACGTCTGGACGCGCCTGAAGGGATTGGCCGAGGCCGCCGAGCTGCCCGAGCGCGCTCGCGAACGCCTCGCCAAGGCCGAGCGCCTGACCGTGCAGTGGCTCGCCACGCTCGCGTTCTTCTTCGCCACCGTGACCGCCAGGGTCGAGGCCCTCGCACTATCCCCGGAGCTGGAAGCGGCGGTCCTCGAGCAGCTCATCCCCGGCATCTACCTCGAGCGCGTCGCCGCCCGCAGCACCGCGGCCGAGACCCGACACCGCGTGCAGGCGGCGAGTACCGCGTTGCTCGACGTCCTGCGGCGCGCCGATCATCCGCTGCAGCGTCTCGCGCCCGAGGACAGCGCTCGGGTCGAACAGGTCGCCGGCGCTTGCGCCGATCTGTTCCAACGCAGCAGCTCCTGTGTGGAAGGACGCAACGGCCAACTGTCGCTGCATCATCACGGGCGTCATCGCTTGAGCGACCGCAGGCTCGCCGCGCTCACCGCCGTGCACAACTTCCACATCCGCCGTCCCGACGGCACGACCGCCGCCGAGCGCTTCTTCGGGCGGACACATCCCGCACTGTTCGAGGAGCTACTACTGCGTGTGCCCTTGCCGCCGCGACCGCGACGCCGACGGCCACGCCCGCCGAAACTGCCCTATCTGATGCCGGTCGCGGCCTGA
- a CDS encoding DUF433 domain-containing protein produces the protein MNDSITIDPSICHGKPCIRGLRYPVENVLEWLAGGMTIDDILTDYEDLTREDILAALAFAARVTQTKRIEPLAA, from the coding sequence ATGAATGACTCGATCACGATCGACCCGAGCATCTGCCATGGCAAGCCCTGTATTCGCGGCTTACGCTACCCGGTTGAAAATGTCCTCGAATGGCTTGCGGGCGGAATGACGATCGACGATATCCTGACGGACTACGAGGATCTGACACGCGAAGACATCCTCGCAGCCCTCGCCTTTGCCGCTCGAGTGACACAGACCAAGCGCATCGAGCCATTGGCGGCGTGA